GATTAAGAACGTCAATTATATATTGGCAACGCTACAGAATTCATGACTTAACTCATCAAGTTTTTGCTGAGGAGTTTaaggaaatgaaataaagatcCGCAATCAATTGAAGAAATGATTTTCGCAATTTGCAGCGTTTCTATCATTGTTCAATTCAGTCGATTTATGCGGCTTCCGGATACTTGAAACCGGATTCTTCAGTAATTTACAATTAACTTTCATACATTTCGTtcttttaaggaaaaaaaatttgcaGCAGTCGTTTTTGTTCACTTCTGTTACTATTGAAGTAAATAACAATTCGCCTACACATTTCTTTCTTCAGAATTCAACGGTACATTTTGCCAAAGGTTGCTTTCAAAAATTGTTTTCGAATGCTATTGTGTATATAGGACTCGAAATAAAATTGATCTTTGCGGAGAGATCCATCCGCATGCGTTTGTTCCTGTTCATTTATCGGTAGCATGAAATATTCCCGGAAAGAACTGCGTTAATTCGATGCTTTGAAGTGTTGACGTCTTCATCAGTACTAATCTCCCAAATCTCAATTGCCTGATATTTTATCAGCAATTTGGCAAGGAAAGTGTTTCTAATAAGTTATGATTTAGCACTCCGATTTTGCTTTGTATTGTACCTTTGATGCGGCAAATAACACATGATccatggagcgttttcactcacgtgactaacAGCCAtgttggattactgaaacaaaagaaaatagagttcaaatccctgaggattagtttggtacaccatcatggccgccattcctttgttttggaacaccaacatggccgccctgacgtcatgtgaaaacgctctatagagTGTCTGATCTTAAAAAGATGtgaaatgtttcagtgctgATAAAGTGTGTATTAAAGGCATGGGCAGATGCATGCGTAAAAGCGACGTGAAATAAGCGGTCCATTTCCACAAACTTGCGAGAagcgttttctttctttctccacGGTTAACCATGATGGAAGAAGTCGTAATTAGGCCAGCATTCAAGCATTCAGCCTGATATTGGATTTCAACTGTTAGTTTTTTGCAATGaccgaaataaaaaaaactccTAAGTTGTAACTGCATTGTATCGACTGAGACCGAATTTACCGACGCTGATTCTTAGGTTTGTTGTCTACGATTGCTAACAAGACAAAACAATGAATGGCCCCTTTCTTTCGAGAAAAATCAGATAACGTGATCAACAATGAACACGTATGCGTATTTCATGTTTCCTGCGTGGGTATAAACGGACGTTTGAGGTTTTCCGCAAAACTTAAATCATTTTTTTGCGCGTCATAGCGAATCGAGATGTACGATATAAATACCTGACGTTGAGGGGCTGCTTGTTAAAACGAACCGTTAACAAGATCCTGCAATTGCAAATATCTTCAACTGAAGATAAAAGACCTTCTTACATTGACCTCCGCTGGAGTTGGTAAGTACCTTTTGGTCTCGAATATATAGTAGCTACATTAATGGTGTGGGTTAAGAATTCCCTTTGATTTGAGTAGCATTCCCAgcttttgcagtcattgttcaAACGTGACACTGAAAAAGAGTTtacaaaaagagagaaaaaaaaaaggaatgattCGTCCGTTCAGTTACAAAATAGTTGTATCGCAGCAAAACGCTCAAAATATTCAACATCATTACTAGAATTAGGTTAAGCTTACGCGGGAATTTATGACTCGCTTGTTCCAGCCGTCCTCCATGGCATCCGGCGACTTCCTCTTTCCTGCATCCTTGGCTTGGTTTCCACAATTCTCTTGGTTTCGATGCGAAaccaacaggggcacccaacgagaatatagtccaaaaccacttaaacatacaGTTGTTAAACGTATCTTTGTATTTAAACCGTAGATatggcatatttttatccccaacaattttttcatctgttcggatttcctagctgaaagtctagtgatccgaaaattatagggattaaaacttacctttttcgaaaatttcaggcagaaactgaaggctcccgaaaattctaggggacctttttagggtaaaaaatccgttaaaaatgggcaattataccatttcttagacgttcgaaaatcctaggagaggcaggcaagcaagaaattttacaacaaatgttccgaaaattctagatctcaaatcgtcttccgaacagatattttccgaaaattgacgttgggtgcccctgaaccaAGAGCAGCACTTAGAAGGGGGAAGTAAAAAGAGCTGTTCAGTTTTTGTTTCTCCTAGGTCTGTACAACAACTATCTCCTATCTTTACTtgaaaattgattttgtcaTAGTTGGATATAAAAGTCAGGAAGTtttaaaagcgagaacaatgctCTCAcaatgttgaattgaccgtgaccatgCTGTTGTTTTCAGTTCTCAGAATTAATAGAAATATACGGTGTATTTTTTTAACAGTCTCGGccaaaaagtaaacaaacagatgaaacaaagaaacttgccGAGGTTTAAAATCATCTCCATTTTTTAACTATTATTTTAGTTTCTACGCCGAACATAGAAGGAAAGAACTGCCACAATGAACTTGACTCTTTTGTTTCTTCTATCCGCTGTGGTTTTCTTTCACCATACAGGTAAGCTAATTTAGTTCGACAGTGCAAAGAACTGAGTTATTCTTGGCTAGACATTTCCCCGGTGGAATTATCTCTGACTGGTAAATGCTGAATTAAAAAATGCCCTTCATCGGAGAGAAACTAGGGCGCTAACAAATTATGTATCGAGTGATGTGGTCTTCGTCTCGGCTGGACCACGGTTTTGAACAATTTATCGACGTTTTGTTGGAGTTTACTTTTCACGATTTCTCTGCCAGTACAGCGAGGTATTATTTTATTGAGTTGTCCACCATGTAGAAAGTACCTCTTCctgaaaattgaattttattACACGTTAAATTTGTTGCTCGTTATATATATTTTCAGTGGCCATAGAATATTCACCACTCGGTTGCTTCAAAGACAAACGGCCTGCGAAGGAGAGAGCACTTAGAATACTTGTTAAGAACTTTCGAGGTAATTTAGATTGGAATAACTTAAACAAGACAATCGAGGACTGCGCCAACGAAGCGAAAAAGAAGGGATTCCTGTACTTTGGAGTTCAGTTTTATGGAGAGTGTTGGAGCGACCCCATGGCTCACCTGACTTATGACAAGTACGGACCTTCCAAACAATGCTCTCATGGCGTCGGTGGCCCTGATATGAACTTTGTTTATATGCTTCATGGTGAAGGTAATTACAAAAAAGATACTATTTTTTCATGAATTATTTAAGATTGAAAAACTATATCCGCGGGCCAAGAAATTTTGCGAGCGATGAAGCCGCGCTCTAGTTCATTGTTCAATGTTAATGGCTTGTTGCCAAGACCAGgggaaaaataccaaaaaaatagAAACAGTAACAGTACAAACAAAAGACTACAATTGCAAATACCATCCTTGTAGAGCTTTACACTGCCCAAAAACTGAGACTGTTGATGAAGGCTAGCCACCCTAAGGCGACTGTCTTGTTTTCGGTAAATGGAGTTTACAATTCGTAATGTTGATCAAAGGTCTACTCATGTGTTTCTCTTCTAACCAGTTATATTTTTGGGCACGAGTCAATGGTCTGTTTGTCCTAAGGCGTTGGGAGCGCAACTTGATCTCAATCACAATAGGGACCTACGtaagcaaggacaacgacgACGGGGCAAGAAGTTTGGAAAGCCACGTttcatgagcaaaaacaatggctctgcaagCCCCGCActtgcgtttttcattttggtaaATTTTCTTCCGTCATCATCAGGCGAACGCGTGTAATAGCTAAATTTCAGGATCTGTTGACGACTTAAGCACACCGCgatatacatttttttccactgTTTCTCTTAGTCCACACCATGCCATACCGTTTATGCCAGTCTCATTCCAGAACACTTTGCATACATTTTACAGAAGAAATGTGTTCCGGCAACAATAGGAATTGTTATATACCTGAAAATTTTCCCTCAACAGCacgtgctctcattggttacttcgaggtcacatgacacctaacaataaaactgtttcccgccaaaagttcCCGTTTCGGTCAACATTGCAAAacctatgacgtcagagggtaacagtgcactgttacccacGAATGTTGGCCGACGACCTCAGTTGCTGTTTCCATTGCtcgttttctttttgtgctatataacaaatctcttaatgactggtccctctggaaacaattaattttgttttcctcgaatctcaatgtttctcTCGGCTGcacctcggggaaacattgagattcgaggcaaacaaaattaactgtttcccgagggaccagtcattaagtgtttaatatGTCCCAATCAAGAGAAATCATATTTTCGGGTGACGTTTCGTCCTCGTTGTAGATGCTTAAGGTTCCTAATGAGAGCCGGCCTACAAAATTGAGCGCTCGCAATGGTAACGAGTTCGTCTTTGCAACAAGATCTTGGAGGGAGTGGTCCGGGAATATGGAAATACAGAGCGTCAATTGCCAGCAACATTTTTCTCCACAGAAAACGAATGCTCCAACTATAACCTTTTGAATGAATCAGACCGGTCAGAGAAGTACCAGTCCACAGGTGCATACAAGTGTGATCACTGGGTGCATCACTTTAAACCAAATCTCTGGAACAGATTTGAAGGAGCAGCTGGAGAGACCATGGCTGTAAGGCCAGTGCCTCCTAACAAATGTTCAGCTTTTTTGagtggatggatggatggaaaGCATCCAGAGGTAGGTGACGTGA
The sequence above is a segment of the Montipora foliosa isolate CH-2021 chromosome 2, ASM3666993v2, whole genome shotgun sequence genome. Coding sequences within it:
- the LOC137992853 gene encoding uromodulin-like — encoded protein: MNLTLLFLLSAVVFFHHTVAIEYSPLGCFKDKRPAKERALRILVKNFRGNLDWNNLNKTIEDCANEAKKKGFLYFGVQFYGECWSDPMAHLTYDKYGPSKQCSHGVGGPDMNFVYMLHGEENECSNYNLLNESDRSEKYQSTGAYKCDHWVHHFKPNLWNRFEGAAGETMAVRPVPPNKCSAFLSGWMDGKHPEVIDGIQSRRVCFTSKRSNCDRSTNIRVRSCGKFYVYYLPNTPGCVLRYCGSGVKQSSLTSAGVTI